Proteins found in one Sphingomonas sp. SORGH_AS_0879 genomic segment:
- a CDS encoding methyl-accepting chemotaxis protein: protein MKPPVFSPGSPCTDSPVIGSDASLTDAIGLFRQYPDMRLLPVLDMRRRPVGAITERDVKGLLYNPFGHALLQNPDFGATLTAYVRPYPCCDENAPLSEKLALHADWGAPDALILTVGGVFAGLLDAAKIARLAADAQMALARERMARARYMDDAARSFTADIASLADTLLRGTVDMSRMASDLARYAGETHAGAGRMTEAMADAGTALTDIATRGHDLARAFAAITHDMERSRTIRNAVRLQIAATDRRAEALADAASTINTLLSLIENVSARTNMLALNAGIEASRAGEAGRGFAVVAHEVKALAGQTREAAQNAARNVGEVKANLHALVVEQAQLNREVDAIGVISQSIDEAVAAQGFATTAIAANVDQSVASARRVAEQVRQVEQDATRIDRDAGSLLTLAEALERTISTLRDRTAAFVATVA, encoded by the coding sequence ATGAAGCCGCCCGTCTTCTCGCCCGGATCCCCCTGCACCGACAGTCCGGTGATCGGAAGCGATGCCTCGCTGACCGATGCGATCGGGCTGTTCCGACAATATCCGGATATGCGGCTGCTCCCCGTGCTGGATATGCGGCGGCGGCCGGTCGGCGCGATCACCGAGCGCGATGTGAAGGGGCTGCTCTACAACCCGTTCGGCCATGCGCTGCTTCAGAACCCCGATTTTGGCGCAACGCTGACCGCCTATGTCCGCCCCTATCCCTGCTGCGACGAAAATGCGCCGCTTTCCGAAAAGCTCGCGCTGCACGCCGATTGGGGAGCGCCGGATGCGCTGATCCTGACCGTGGGCGGAGTCTTTGCGGGGCTTCTCGACGCCGCGAAGATCGCGCGCCTGGCCGCCGATGCCCAGATGGCCCTGGCGCGGGAACGCATGGCGCGGGCCCGCTATATGGACGACGCCGCACGGTCGTTCACCGCCGACATCGCTTCCCTGGCCGACACGCTCCTGCGCGGGACGGTCGATATGAGCCGGATGGCAAGCGATCTCGCACGCTATGCCGGCGAGACCCATGCCGGTGCCGGTCGCATGACCGAGGCGATGGCCGATGCCGGTACGGCCCTGACCGATATCGCGACGCGCGGCCATGACTTGGCCAGGGCCTTCGCCGCGATCACCCACGACATGGAGCGATCGCGCACCATTCGCAATGCCGTGCGCCTCCAGATCGCCGCGACGGATCGCCGCGCCGAGGCGCTGGCCGACGCGGCCTCCACGATCAACACGCTTCTGTCCCTGATCGAGAATGTCTCGGCACGCACCAATATGCTCGCGCTGAACGCCGGGATCGAGGCGTCACGCGCGGGCGAGGCGGGACGCGGCTTCGCGGTCGTCGCGCATGAGGTGAAGGCGCTGGCCGGGCAAACCCGCGAGGCCGCCCAGAACGCGGCGCGCAATGTCGGCGAGGTGAAGGCCAATCTCCACGCGCTGGTCGTCGAACAGGCGCAGCTTAACCGGGAAGTCGACGCGATCGGCGTCATCTCGCAATCGATCGACGAGGCGGTCGCCGCGCAAGGCTTCGCCACCACCGCCATCGCCGCCAATGTCGATCAATCGGTCGCCTCGGCCCGCCGGGTCGCGGAGCAGGTCCGTCAGGTCGAACAGGATGCGACCCGGATCGATCGCGATGCCGGATCGCTCCTGACGCTGGCCGAAGCGCTGGAGCGGACCATCTCCACGCTCCGCGATCGCACGGCGGCCTTCGTCGCGACCGTCGCCTGA